CTATCCGGGGATAAATGAATCACACGACCTGAAAATGAAGTTCTCCCTATTTTCGTTTTCGTATATGCCACTCGAAGAAGGGTATGCTTATCTTGCCATTTTTGGACTTTTGAAAAGAATTTTTCCATAATAAATAGTCCTTTCTAAGGATGTTGAGGTTAAGAAAAATAATGATGTACGATGTGATAGATTAAATATTTCCAAAATAACTGAGTATTATAAAGGATAAAATAATTAATAGTGAAAATAAGGTGGTGTAAGGATGAAAATAGAAGGTACAATTATTTCTGGAGAGTTTGACTTTTCCATGAATGAATTTTCAATACATACTGTAAAGTATTTTCATACAGAATCTACTTTAAAAGAAAGGCAATTATTAATGCTTTATGAATATCTAACAAAGCATAAAGATGAAGATGGTGGGCAATTTGTCACTTTATACGATCAATTACCTGTACACTTAACTAGAAGGGAATTGAATGATTTAATTGTACGAGTAAATTCTATCAGAAATAATTTGATAAGACTAGTAGCTTAAAGAAGTTTTAAAAACCACAATTTTTTGTTTGTGGTTTTTTATTATGCTTTGTAAAATACATTAGTATACTTTTATACACTTAGTGAAAGTAAAGTATGTACTTGTAAAATATTGTTTGTTATCTAATAATGTGGATAGTAGCATCCATGAGTATTTTATCATTCCATAGATTGATTGAAAGAGGGTTTAAGAATGAACTTAAGAGTATCTGCGGTACAATATCACCTTCACACGATTCATTCGTTTGAGGAGTTTGAAAGCCAAGTCAAACACTATGTTAAAACAGCTGAAGAATTTGGTTCAGATTTTATTTTGTTTCCTGAGTTTTTTACCACACAATTATTATCCATTGGGGATGAACAAGGTCATGCATTACCTATTTATCGTTTACCCGATTTTACTGAAAAATATAGATCTTTGTTTATTGAACTTGCCATGAGTACAGGAATGCATATTATTGGTGGAACTCATGTCATAGAAAAAGAAGGCAAGTTATATAATGTGGCACATCTATTTTATCCTGATGGTCGAGTAGCTGAACAAGCAAAGCTTCATATTACACCTACCGAAGTAGAAGAGTGGAATATGAGTGCAGGTGATAGTCTGCAAGTATTTGTAACAGAAAAAGGTACAATAGCTATGCTAACTTGCTATGATATTGAGTTTCCCGAAATTGTTCGAATGGCAAAGGCAAAGGGGGCAGATGTAATCTTTTGTCCTTCTTGTACAGATGATCGTCATGGTTTCCATCGTGTTCGCTACACAAGCCATGCTAGAGCGATTGAAAATCAAGTATACGTTGTCACTACCGGTACAGTTGGATCTCTTCAAACAGTTGATTTTATGAGAGGAAACTTCGGGCAAGCGGCTGTTATTACTCCGAATGATGTTCCTTTCCCGCCAAAAGGAATTATGGTTGAAGGTGAAATAAATCAAGATATGATTGTAACAGCAGATTTGAATTTAGAGCTTCTGTATAAAGTACGCCTCACAGGCTCTGTTACTACATGGAGAGATCGTCGTACGGATCTTTATCCTGATTGGGAACCAGAAAAAGTAACGTATTAAACAGGAGGTTTGTATGTATCGAAAAGAATTTTATGTTTTCGACCAAGAAAAACCAATTAAAGCTGTAATTCGTAACTATGAAAAAAAAGACTTTAAAGATTTAATCCTAATTCAGCAAGAAAGTTTTCCTCCTCCTTTTCCATCAGAGCTTTGGTGGAATGAAGAGCAATTGGAAAACCACATTGAATTATTTCGACAAGGTGCTTTATGTATTGAGATTGAGGGGGAGATGGCAGGATCAATGACTGCATTACTTGTTGATTTTGATCCGCACCATCCTAACCATACATGGGGAGAAATAACAGATAACGGTTACATCCGTAATCATAACCCAGAAGGCAACACCTTATATGTTGTCGATATAGGTGTAAGGCCTAAATTTAGAAAATTAGGTTTAGGAAAATGGCTGATGCTGTCAATGTATGAAGTGGTTATTCATTTAGGGGCTAGAACGATTGCTTGGTGGTGGACGTATGCCCGGCTATCATAAAAAATCTGACGATATGTCACCTGAGCAATATGTAGCAGCTGTTGTAAAAGGAACAATTAAAGATCCTGTTTTAACGTTTTTGTTACGGTGCAGCAGAACACCAATTGGAGTAGTATCAAATTACTTAGAAGATGAAGAATCATGCCATTACGGCACTCTTATGGAATGGAAGAATCCGTTTCATGTTGAATAATCATAAAAGGAGAATTATTAATGGAGTATAACCGTATAACAAATAGTAAAGATCCACTTTTTGCACAAATGCATCAACTCATGCAGGAAATTTTCCCTCCCGAAGAAGTGTTGGAATTCAACCTTTGGAAAGAGCCTTTAGAAGATCCTGGTATTCGTGTATTTGTTGCTGTTCACGAAGGCAAAGTTGTCGGAGCAACAGAGTATCGTTATTATGAAGACTTTAATGTTGCAATGACTGATTTTACTATTATTGGTCAAGCCGGCCTTGGAGTTGGACCTTTCTTAGCAAACAAGCGATCTCATGATCTGCAGCAACTAGCTAATGAAAATGGACAAAAGCTATCAGGTATGTTTGCGGAAATCTATGATCCTTATCGTGTTGAAGATTTTGAATTTGGCGGTGTAAAACCGATGGATCCGTATGTACGTCGAGAAGTGTTAGCTCACCTTGGTTATAAACGAATTGATTTTCCTTATGTTCATCCTTCATGGAATAATGATGGTGAGGCTGTCACAGGTCTGGATCTTTGCTTCTTACCAATGGGAGAAAACAACACAACCATTCAATCGGATTTAGTTGTAGCATTCTTGAAGAGGTATTATACTGTACTACCTAACAAGCCTGAAGCGTGGCTTAAGATGATCGAAGAACTTGAGTCTAAGGAGCAATTAGCTTTAAAAAATATTTAATATTTCAAAAGTCCACTTTTATAGTGGGCTTTTTCTGTGAAATAGATCGTATATTTATCTCGTCCTTGCAAAAACTTATTAGTAAAAGAAAATTTTTTCAGATAGTGTTTAAATGAAATTAGAAAAAAGGAGGAGAAAATATAATTGCTTAAATATTCAAGATTCTTATTGTTATTAATGATGATCCTTCCTTGGTTTTCTCTGCCATTTATCGATAAAAAATCATTTAAACGGTACTATCCTGCAAGTTTATTTATTTCAATTGTTGTATGGCTTGAAAGTTATATTGCCAAAAAAAGAAGATGGTGGTGGTTTTATGAAAGTATTCATCCAAAAATACGGGGTGAAACACCACTCATTTGGGGTCCTTTTTTTATAGGCTCTCTGTGGATT
This Metabacillus endolithicus DNA region includes the following protein-coding sequences:
- a CDS encoding carbon-nitrogen hydrolase family protein, whose product is MNLRVSAVQYHLHTIHSFEEFESQVKHYVKTAEEFGSDFILFPEFFTTQLLSIGDEQGHALPIYRLPDFTEKYRSLFIELAMSTGMHIIGGTHVIEKEGKLYNVAHLFYPDGRVAEQAKLHITPTEVEEWNMSAGDSLQVFVTEKGTIAMLTCYDIEFPEIVRMAKAKGADVIFCPSCTDDRHGFHRVRYTSHARAIENQVYVVTTGTVGSLQTVDFMRGNFGQAAVITPNDVPFPPKGIMVEGEINQDMIVTADLNLELLYKVRLTGSVTTWRDRRTDLYPDWEPEKVTY
- a CDS encoding GNAT family N-acetyltransferase, encoding MEYNRITNSKDPLFAQMHQLMQEIFPPEEVLEFNLWKEPLEDPGIRVFVAVHEGKVVGATEYRYYEDFNVAMTDFTIIGQAGLGVGPFLANKRSHDLQQLANENGQKLSGMFAEIYDPYRVEDFEFGGVKPMDPYVRREVLAHLGYKRIDFPYVHPSWNNDGEAVTGLDLCFLPMGENNTTIQSDLVVAFLKRYYTVLPNKPEAWLKMIEELESKEQLALKNI